The genomic region GAAAAAAACAGTTTAAACTAGCTGTAGATATTCTTCATGAGCTTGATTTTGAGTTAGTGGTTATTCCTTGTAATCATCCTCAAGAAATCCCAGAGATTATCAACCAACAAGCTGATAATGTGGATTTAGTGATTATTGGTGGGGGAGATGGAACTCTTAATCTAGCGGTTGATAGTTTAGTGACTCATAATCTCCCTTTAGGTATTTTACCCATGGGTACTGCTAATGATTTAGCTCGTACTCTAGGTATTCCTTTAGGGATTAAAGAAGCTTGTCAGGTAATAGCTTCGGGTAAGGTTGATGATATTGATTTGGGTTGGGTTAATGGTAAATATTTTTTTAATGTAGCTAGTTTAGGTTTAAGTGTCAAAATTACTGAAAATCTTTCTTATCAAGCTAAACGTCGTTGGGGTACTTTAGCTTATCTAATTACTGCTATCAAAGTTATTCGTAATAGTATTCCTTTTGAGGTTGAAATTATTATAGGCGATACTTCTGTCTCTGTCAAAACTATCCAAGTTGCTGTAGGTAATGGCTGTTATTATGGTGGGGGAATGGCTGTAGCTAAAGATGCTAAAATTAATGACCAACGTTTAGATTTATATAGTTTAGAGTTAGAAAATTGGTGGCAAATTTTCCCTTTGATTTGGACTTTACCCCAGGGAGGACACGATATTTTACCCTGGGTGCGAACCCTTCAAGCTTACCCTTCTCAAAGCATTATTATTAAGTCTCCTAAACCTTTAACCATCAATACCGATGGAGAGTTGACCGTTACTACTCCTGCTACTTTTAAGGTTATTCCTCAAGCCTTG from Gloeocapsa sp. DLM2.Bin57 harbors:
- a CDS encoding lipid kinase, with the translated sequence MSKKALLLINPRSRQGKKQFKLAVDILHELDFELVVIPCNHPQEIPEIINQQADNVDLVIIGGGDGTLNLAVDSLVTHNLPLGILPMGTANDLARTLGIPLGIKEACQVIASGKVDDIDLGWVNGKYFFNVASLGLSVKITENLSYQAKRRWGTLAYLITAIKVIRNSIPFEVEIIIGDTSVSVKTIQVAVGNGCYYGGGMAVAKDAKINDQRLDLYSLELENWWQIFPLIWTLPQGGHDILPWVRTLQAYPSQSIIIKSPKPLTINTDGELTVTTPATFKVIPQALRVFISN